One Candidatus Desulfatibia profunda genomic window carries:
- a CDS encoding glycosyltransferase produces MTVDYSVIIPAYNEEHWLPKTLIALHDAMDGQKLSGEVIVVDNNSTDHTAQVARANHSRVVFEPVNQISRARNAGAIVARGLYFIFIDADTIISPALLQSALDNLSSGRCCGGGSLVDFERPLRFFERKGLDLWNWASLKFHLAAGCFIYCLREGFEAVGGFSQKVYASEEIWFSQRLRSWGDRRNKAFKMLAAPRVITSSRKLEWFSPLQLGLTVLVATLFPFSLRFRMPCALWYYRPKR; encoded by the coding sequence ATGACCGTGGACTATTCTGTTATCATTCCGGCTTATAACGAGGAACATTGGCTGCCCAAGACCCTGATTGCGCTGCATGACGCCATGGACGGACAAAAGTTGTCCGGAGAAGTGATTGTTGTTGATAACAACTCAACCGACCATACAGCACAGGTCGCCCGCGCCAACCACTCCCGTGTCGTTTTTGAACCGGTCAACCAGATTTCAAGGGCACGCAATGCCGGAGCTATAGTTGCCAGGGGACTTTATTTTATATTTATAGATGCGGATACGATCATCTCTCCGGCCTTGTTGCAAAGCGCCTTGGATAACCTCTCCAGCGGCCGGTGTTGCGGCGGAGGAAGTTTGGTGGACTTCGAAAGGCCGCTACGATTTTTCGAGCGCAAAGGTTTGGATTTGTGGAACTGGGCCTCTTTGAAATTCCATCTTGCAGCCGGATGTTTCATCTATTGCCTGCGGGAAGGATTCGAGGCTGTCGGCGGTTTCAGCCAGAAGGTCTATGCCAGCGAGGAAATCTGGTTCTCTCAGCGACTGCGATCCTGGGGGGACCGGCGGAACAAGGCTTTCAAAATGCTGGCGGCTCCTCGGGTGATTACTTCCAGCCGTAAGCTGGAATGGTTTTCTCCCTTGCAACTGGGGCTTACCGTTCTGGTGGCGACGCTTTTTCCATTTTCATTGCGATTCCGGATGCCCTGCGCACTCTGGTACTACAGGCCCAAGCGCTAA
- a CDS encoding MBL fold metallo-hydrolase: MTANNLPGETTGQHSNYNLSVCILASGSKGNAIYLSDGSISILIDAGLSGIEIERRLESKGLYPQDLDAILVSHEHADHIQGVGVLSRRYNLPVYMTPKTKKAAASQLGNIHDFKKFECGATFKIENLTIHPFSVSHDANDPAGFTISLDGTKIGIATDLGIATTVVKEHLKGCALLILEANHDETMLINGPYPWPLKQRIQSRTGHLSNKASKNLLGAIQHDRLEYVVLAHLSETNNTPQKALNEVGRALTQNRTKLAVALQDECSTLIHLR, encoded by the coding sequence ATGACCGCTAACAACCTTCCCGGCGAAACGACTGGTCAACATTCCAATTATAATCTTTCCGTTTGCATCCTGGCCAGCGGCAGCAAGGGTAATGCCATCTATCTTTCCGACGGTTCGATTTCGATCCTTATCGACGCCGGCCTTTCAGGCATCGAAATTGAACGCCGGCTCGAATCCAAAGGACTTTACCCGCAAGATCTCGATGCCATCCTGGTTTCCCATGAACATGCCGACCACATCCAGGGTGTCGGTGTGCTCTCGCGCCGTTATAACCTGCCGGTTTATATGACACCCAAAACCAAAAAGGCCGCTGCCTCGCAGTTGGGAAATATCCATGATTTTAAAAAGTTTGAATGCGGTGCCACTTTTAAGATTGAGAACTTGACGATTCACCCCTTTTCCGTATCTCATGATGCCAACGACCCGGCAGGATTTACAATAAGCCTGGACGGAACCAAAATCGGGATCGCGACGGATCTTGGCATAGCGACGACCGTCGTGAAGGAACATCTAAAAGGGTGCGCTTTATTGATTCTTGAAGCCAATCATGATGAAACCATGCTGATCAACGGGCCATACCCCTGGCCGTTAAAGCAGCGCATCCAGAGCAGAACCGGTCATCTTTCCAACAAGGCCTCGAAAAACCTTTTAGGGGCAATTCAGCATGACCGGCTCGAATATGTCGTGCTGGCCCACCTGAGTGAAACCAACAACACACCTCAAAAAGCCCTCAATGAAGTCGGCCGGGCCCTAACCCAAAACCGCACAAAACTTGCTGTGGCACTCCAGGATGAATGCAGTACCCTGATACATCTCAGGTAA
- the dut gene encoding dUTP diphosphatase: protein MDHTPTIKILRLRPETDADIPLPRYMTPRAAGMDICAAIEKDFVLKVGAIAMIPTGFAVAIPEGYEAQIRPRSGLAAKHGIGLINSPGTIDADYRGEVKIAMINLGDKDYTFSRGDRIAQMVINRVYSARLEVVPQLDETDRNAGGFGHTGM, encoded by the coding sequence ATGGACCACACGCCTACCATTAAAATTCTGCGCTTAAGACCGGAGACGGACGCCGATATACCTCTGCCCCGTTACATGACGCCCCGGGCTGCAGGAATGGACATCTGTGCCGCTATTGAAAAGGATTTTGTGCTGAAAGTGGGCGCAATCGCGATGATTCCCACCGGTTTTGCCGTAGCCATCCCCGAAGGATATGAAGCCCAGATTCGCCCCCGAAGCGGACTGGCTGCCAAACACGGTATCGGTCTGATCAACTCTCCCGGCACCATTGACGCCGACTATCGCGGTGAAGTCAAAATTGCCATGATAAATCTTGGAGACAAAGACTATACCTTTTCCCGCGGCGACAGGATCGCCCAGATGGTCATCAATCGGGTTTACTCGGCCAGATTGGAAGTTGTGCCGCAGCTTGATGAAACCGATCGGAATGCCGGCGGATTCGGGCATACGGGAATGTGA
- a CDS encoding insulinase family protein — MKMGLGANKTILKNGIRIVTKKMPHIRSVSVGVWVNVGARDESLAESGLSHFIEHMIFKGTEKRSAFQIAKEFDAIGGHTNAFTSLENTCYHAKVIDTHLETVVDILSDIFLNSLFDEKEVENERTIILQEIGMVEDNSEEYVHILSGNNFWGQNSLGRSILGPRENILGFTADTIKDFFCRFYQPDRIVISAAGSLEHDRLVDLVGPAFESVRPGNGFPERIMPDGRPLVDLRYRDLEQVHVCLATKGISITNPKRYAYSLMNTLLGGNMSSRLFQEIRERRGLAYSVYSFISSYVDTGIFGAYVGVDPKNAFESTTTILKEMGKLKATRVGADELGDAKEYTKGNLLLASENNDNQMVRLAQNETHFGRYIPLEDVIDNIESVTQDDILELAEALFKDNCFALTMLGAVGDKAAYENILTI, encoded by the coding sequence GTGAAAATGGGTTTGGGCGCCAACAAAACCATCCTTAAAAATGGTATCCGGATTGTCACCAAAAAGATGCCCCATATCCGATCGGTATCGGTAGGGGTATGGGTGAATGTCGGCGCCAGGGACGAATCACTGGCTGAAAGCGGACTTTCCCATTTTATTGAACACATGATTTTCAAGGGAACCGAAAAGCGGTCGGCGTTTCAAATCGCCAAGGAATTTGATGCCATCGGAGGACATACCAACGCTTTCACGAGCTTAGAGAATACTTGCTACCACGCCAAAGTCATCGATACCCATCTTGAGACCGTCGTCGATATTCTTTCTGATATATTTTTAAACTCTTTATTCGACGAAAAAGAGGTTGAAAACGAGCGAACGATTATTCTCCAGGAAATTGGAATGGTTGAAGACAATTCGGAGGAGTATGTTCATATTCTTTCAGGAAATAACTTTTGGGGTCAAAATTCTTTGGGACGGTCGATTTTAGGCCCTCGTGAAAACATCCTTGGTTTTACTGCCGATACCATCAAGGATTTTTTTTGCCGTTTTTATCAGCCTGATCGGATTGTTATCTCTGCTGCCGGCAGCTTGGAGCATGACCGCCTAGTTGATCTGGTGGGACCGGCATTCGAATCCGTTCGGCCGGGCAACGGCTTTCCCGAACGCATCATGCCCGATGGACGCCCCCTGGTTGACCTGCGCTACAGGGATCTGGAACAGGTTCATGTCTGCCTGGCAACAAAGGGAATATCCATCACCAACCCCAAGCGGTACGCCTACTCACTGATGAACACCCTGCTTGGGGGTAACATGAGCTCAAGGCTTTTTCAGGAGATACGTGAACGCAGGGGGTTGGCCTATTCGGTCTATTCATTCATATCCTCTTATGTCGACACCGGCATTTTCGGGGCTTATGTAGGCGTCGACCCTAAGAATGCCTTCGAGTCGACAACAACAATCTTAAAGGAGATGGGGAAGCTTAAAGCAACGCGAGTCGGGGCAGATGAGTTGGGAGATGCCAAAGAATACACGAAAGGCAACCTTCTGTTGGCCTCGGAGAATAATGACAACCAGATGGTTCGCCTGGCCCAAAACGAAACCCATTTCGGGCGTTATATTCCTTTGGAGGATGTTATCGACAACATCGAATCGGTTACCCAAGATGATATCCTCGAACTGGCGGAAGCCCTTTTTAAGGACAACTGCTTTGCCCTGACAATGCTCGGAGCAGTCGGCGACAAGGCTGCTTATGAGAATATCTTAACGATCTGA